A region of Neovison vison isolate M4711 chromosome 7, ASM_NN_V1, whole genome shotgun sequence DNA encodes the following proteins:
- the HTATIP2 gene encoding oxidoreductase HTATIP2 isoform X1 — MAETEALPKLREDFRMQNKSVFILGASGETGRVLLKEILEQSLFSKVTLIGRRKLTFDEDAYKNVNQEVVDFEKLDDYASAFQGHDVGFCCLGTTRKKAGAEGFVRVDRDYVLKSAELAKAGGCKHFNLLSSKGADKSSSFLYLQVKGEVEARVEELQFDRYSVFRPGVLLCDRQESRPGEWLVRKFFGSLPESWASGHSVPVTTVVRAMLNNAVNPSGKKKELLDNNAIHGLGRADSSLTP, encoded by the exons ATGGCCGAGACTGAGGCACTGCCGAAGCTTCGGGAAGACTTCAGGATGCAAAATAAATCTGTCTTTATTCTGGGCGCCAGCGGAGAAACCGGCAGAGTGCTCTTAAAAGAAATCTTGGAACAGAGCCTGTTTTCCAAAGTCACGCTCATTGGCCGGAGAAAGCTCACCTTCGATGAAGATGCTTATAAAAATGTG AATCAAGAAGTGGTGGACTTTGAGAAGTTGGATGACTACGCTTCTGCCTTTCAAGGTCATGATGTTGGATTTTGTTGCCTGGGTACTACCAGAAAAAAAGCCGGGGCG GAAGGATTTGTTCGTGTCGATCGAGATTATGTCCTCAAGTCTGCAGAGCTGGCAAAAGCTGGAGGGTGCAAACATTTTAACTTGCTGTCCTCTAAAGGAGCTGATAAGTCAAGCAGTTTTTTGTATCTGCAAGTTAAG GGAGAAGTAGAAGCTAGGGTTGAAGAATTACAGTTTGATCGTTACTCTGTCTTTAGGCCTGG agTTCTGCTGTGTGATAGGCAAGAATCTCGCCCAGGGGAGTGGTTGGTTAGGAAATTCTTTGGCTCCTTACCAGAATCTTGGGCCAGTGGGCACTCTGTGCCAGTGACAACTGTGGTTAGGGCAATGCTGAACAACGCAGTGAACCCAAGCGGCAAGAAGAAGGAACTTCTGGATAATAATGCCATCCATGGCCTGGGGAGAGCCGATAGCTCTCTCACGCCATGA
- the HTATIP2 gene encoding oxidoreductase HTATIP2 isoform X2: MAETEALPKLREDFRMQNKSVFILGASGETGRVLLKEILEQSLFSKVTLIGRRKLTFDEDAYKNVNQEVVDFEKLDDYASAFQGHDVGFCCLGTTRKKAGAGEVEARVEELQFDRYSVFRPGVLLCDRQESRPGEWLVRKFFGSLPESWASGHSVPVTTVVRAMLNNAVNPSGKKKELLDNNAIHGLGRADSSLTP; the protein is encoded by the exons ATGGCCGAGACTGAGGCACTGCCGAAGCTTCGGGAAGACTTCAGGATGCAAAATAAATCTGTCTTTATTCTGGGCGCCAGCGGAGAAACCGGCAGAGTGCTCTTAAAAGAAATCTTGGAACAGAGCCTGTTTTCCAAAGTCACGCTCATTGGCCGGAGAAAGCTCACCTTCGATGAAGATGCTTATAAAAATGTG AATCAAGAAGTGGTGGACTTTGAGAAGTTGGATGACTACGCTTCTGCCTTTCAAGGTCATGATGTTGGATTTTGTTGCCTGGGTACTACCAGAAAAAAAGCCGGGGCG GGAGAAGTAGAAGCTAGGGTTGAAGAATTACAGTTTGATCGTTACTCTGTCTTTAGGCCTGG agTTCTGCTGTGTGATAGGCAAGAATCTCGCCCAGGGGAGTGGTTGGTTAGGAAATTCTTTGGCTCCTTACCAGAATCTTGGGCCAGTGGGCACTCTGTGCCAGTGACAACTGTGGTTAGGGCAATGCTGAACAACGCAGTGAACCCAAGCGGCAAGAAGAAGGAACTTCTGGATAATAATGCCATCCATGGCCTGGGGAGAGCCGATAGCTCTCTCACGCCATGA